A genome region from Populus alba chromosome 5, ASM523922v2, whole genome shotgun sequence includes the following:
- the LOC118030064 gene encoding uncharacterized protein: MEAATKEEQIQVKEKEAPQLATMLKEIKEGLDMVRNKVQALTAKVKTNNFPTTEGISYLEAKHLLLLSYCQSLVFYLIRKAKGLSIEKHPVVRSLVEIRLFLEKIRMIDKKLEYQIQKLIRDAGSARDQVDVSENESKASKKPEDNLKYRPNPDLLESKTDMLAQNGGVYRPPKIAPMIMEEDKMSKQERNALRRQKETLRKAKHGFMKELIDDMEDRPAEVKEYAGLDSWESQRYVEQFEDRARQEEELFTRVPLTKKEKRKQKDLKKSRNGLLGLTDGFNDEIKTLPLDDDTNEQTTTISNGGSAMGKLKKRKRTY, encoded by the exons ATGGAGGCGGCTACCAAAGAAGAACAGATTCAAGTCAAAGAAAA GGAAGCTCCACAGTTAGCTACAatgttgaaagaaataaaagaaggatTGGATATGGTGAGGAATAAAGTTCAAGCCTTAACTGCCAAG GTAAAAACGAATAATTTTCCGACTACGGAAGGGATAAGCTACCTTGAAGCTAAACATTTACTGCTACTAAGTTATTGCCAATCACTGGTTTTTTATCTGATACGCAAGGCAAAAGGTTTGTCAATTGAGAAACATCCTGTAGTTCGTAGCCTTGTGGAGATAAGGTTGTTTTTGGAGAAG ATCCGGATGATtgataaaaaacttgaatatcAAATTCAAAAGCTCATAAGGGATGCCGGTTCTGCAAGAGATCAAGTAGATGTGAGCGAAAACGAATCTAAGGCATCTAAGAAACCAGAGGATAATTTGAAATATAGACCAAACCCAGACTTGCTTGAAAGCAAAACTGATATGCTGGCTCAG AATGGTGGTGTGTATCGACCGCCCAAAATTGCCCCCATGATTATGGAGGAGGATAAGATGTCAAAACAGGAAAGAAATGCTCTGAGAAGACAGAAGGAGACTCTTCGAAAAGCTAAACATGGTTTTATGAAAGAACTGATAGATGATATGGAGGATAGACCCGCTGAG GTTAAAGAATATGCTGGACTCGATAGCTGGGAATCCCAAAGATACGTGGAACAGTTTGAAGATCGAGCACGACAAGAAGAAGAACTATTTACACGGGTTCCTCTGACCAAGAAGGAGAAAAGGAAGCAAAAGGATTTGAAGAAGTCAAGAAATGG GTTGCTTGGTTTGACTGATGGATTCAATGATGAAATCAAAACCTTACCCTTAGATGATGATACAAATGAGCAGACAACAACCATCAGTAATGG